A single window of Salvia splendens isolate huo1 chromosome 8, SspV2, whole genome shotgun sequence DNA harbors:
- the LOC121743307 gene encoding diphthamide biosynthesis protein 3-like → MSYDDVEIEDMEWNQELQAFTYPCPCGDLFQITKEDLRLGEEIARCPSCSLYLTVIYNMEDFQEKSNKKAEPPKPQPVAVA, encoded by the coding sequence ATGTCTTACGACGACGTGGAGATCGAAGACATGGAGTGGAACCAAGAGCTTCAGGCCTTCACCTACCCTTGTCCCTGCGGCGATCTCTTCCAGATCACCAAAGAAGACCTCCGACTCGGCGAGGAAATTGCCCGCTGCCCTAGCTGCTCCCTCTACCTCACCGTAATCTACAACATGGAAGATTTTCaggaaaaatcaaacaaaaaagcCGAGCCTCCCAAGCCGCAGCCCGTCGCCGTCGCTTGA